The sequence below is a genomic window from Denitratisoma sp. DHT3.
GAGGCGCTGGCGGGCGGTGCGGATCTGGCCGTCCAGGTTGTCCGCCATTTCCTGCAATAGATCGCGATGCTGGCGACGGGCCATGCGCGCGGCCAGGAACAGTTCGTAGAGCGGCGAGCCGAACAGCCGGTTGAGCTCGCCCTGGATTTCGGCCAGGCGCCGCCGCAGTCGTTCCACCTGCCGCGCCAGACTGTCGCTGTCGGTTTGCTCGGGGGCGGCATCGGGTCGGCCTTCTTCCCAGAGCGCCAGCACTTCCCGCAGCCCGCTTTCGTCGTTGTCCCGATAGGCCCGGTTGGCCTCGACCATCAAGCGGGTGCGCCAGTGCCGCTCCTCCTCGCTGCCGGCCCGGTCCGGATGGATTTTCTGCGCCACCTGGCGGAACAGTTTCTTCAGGTTTCCGGACGGCTTGAAATGGCGCGGGGCCTCGCCGGCGGCCTCTTCATAGCGGGCCTGTTCGCGGCGGCTGCCTTGCGCGCGAACTTCCGCCTGCCGCGCTTCCTGGCGGGCACGTTCGCTCTTGGGCGCGCGGGCCGCCAGTTCCGTGGCGATGCGTGCCTGCAGGTGATCCAGTTCGACCATCCGGGTGCCGATCAGATCGTGGTAGCGATGGGTGAATTCGGCCAGTTCCGCCCGTGCGGTGGCCAGTTCCAGCTCCAGGTCGGGAATGCTGCGGGTCAGCGCCTCCAGTTCGGCGCGCAGCCGGCTGGTTTCGTCGGTCAGCACGAGGGCGCCGAAGACCATGCCTTCGCGCGGCATGCTCAGCCGGATCACCCGGCTGGCCGGCAGCGCCTGGACTTCAGGCGGCAGATGCTCCGCGCCGAGCAACAGCAGGCAGTCGGCGCTGCCTTGATGGAAGGCCAGGGCGCGCCGGGCCGGCACCACGCGGACGGGAAACAGATGCGGCACGGCGGGCGGCCAGGGCGCCCGGTTGTCGTTGCTGGCGCACCAGTCCAGGATCTGCTGCCAATCGTCGGCCAGCCGCGCGATGCGCGCCCGCTCCTCGTCCCAGGCGGCGCCGAAGGCGTCTTCCTCGTCGCAACGGGTGAGCCGGCTCTTGAGCAGGGCGAGGCTGGCGCGCAGCGTGATCGGCGCGACGAAATCGGCCCCCGGCAGGACCAGGCAGAGCGGGCGGATCGCCAGATCCAGGGCATTGGATAGGTCCGCCAGCAAGGTGTCGTCCGGGGTCACCAGCAGCAGTCTGCGGTTTTCCGCCAGGGCCAGGGCGCACAGTTCCGCCAGGGCTTCGGCCACCTGTTCCGGCGCCGTGGCCGCGAAGGGGCGACCTCCTGCGGCGACGGCGGCACTCCGGGACCACCATCGGTGGGCGAGATCGGCGGCGGGATTGAGACTCATGGGCCGCCGATTCTAGCAGTGTGCAAATCTCATTCCGGATGTCGGCACGATGGCGCCGATGCCTTGCCCAGACGGGGTGGCAGCGCTAAAGTGCGGCCTTCGCTTCGCATTCCGGGAGTCCTTGCGTGTTTTCGATCCTTCAGGCCGCCGGTTGGCCGATCTGGTTCTTGTTGCTGGCATCCGTCATTTCCGTCGCCCTGATCATCGAGCGGGCCATGTCCCTGCGCCGCGGCAAGATCGTGCCGCCCGGCCTGCTGCAGGCGGTCGTCGGCGAATACCGCCAGAGCGGCGACGGCGAGGCGATCGCCGCCCGGCTGGAGACGCATTCCCCGCTGGGGCGGGTCTTCGCCGCCGGCTTGCGCAACGTCAAGAGTTCCCGCGAGATCATGAAGGAGTCCATCGAGGAAGCCGGCCGCGCCGCCGCCCATGAGCTGGAGCACTTCCTCACCACCCTCGGCACCATTGCCTCGATCTCCCCGCTGATGGGTCTGTTCGGCACCGTAGTCGGCATGATCGAGATTTTCGGTTCCGCCACGGGCGGCGGCAGCAATCCCCAGCAGCTGGCCCACGGCATTTCGGTGGCGCTCTACAACACCGGCTTCGGTCTGCTGATCGCCATTCCGGCGATGATCTTCTATCGCCATTTCCGCGCCCTGGTGGACGGCTTCCTGGTGGAAATGGAGTGGCAGGCGGTGAAGCTGGTGGAACTGCTCCACGAGGAGCGCAAATGATGCCGGCGCAGCGGGGGCGGCGATGAACTTCCGGCGCGGATACAGCCGCGAGGAGCCGGAGATCAATCTGATCCCAATGATCGACGTACTCCTGGTGATCCTGATCTTTCTGATGGTCACCACCAGCTATTCCAAGTTTTCCGGCCTGGAGATCAACCTGCCCACCGCCGATGCGCCGGCCGCCAAGGAGCCGCCGGCGGAGATCGACGTCGCGGTCAGCGCGAGCGGCGAGGTGATGGTCAACAAGAGCGCGGTGGGCGGCGGCGACATCGATGCCATCGTCACCGCCATGAAGCGCGCCGCCGGGACGGGCAAGGAGCCTCTGGTGGTCATCAGCGCCGACGCCAAGGCCACCCATCAGCGCGTGGTGGATGTGATGCAGGCGGCCCAGCAGGCCGGCCTGCCCCACATTTCCTTCGCCACCCAACAGACCAAGCCCTGAGATGCCGGCCGCGCCGCGCACGCCAGGCGGCTCCGGGCTGGTCGAGGCCTGGCGTTCGAGGGGGCCGGCGGCCTGTCTGCTGCTGCCCCTGGGATTGGCGTTCGCCGGCCTCGCCGCGCTGCGCCGCCGGCTCTACCGCTGGGGCCTGTTGCGCAGCGAGCGCCTGCCGGTGCCGGTGGTGGTGGTGGGCAACATCATCGCCGGCGGCGCCGGCAAGACGCCGCTGACCCTGTACCTGGCGCAACGCTTGCGGGAGCTGGGGCGCCGGCCGGGGATCGTCAGTCGCGGCTACGGCGGGGATGGCGCGGTGGTGGAGGTGCGGCGCGACAGCGCACCCGACGAGGTGGGCGACGAGCCGGTACTGATGAAACGCCGCTTCGCCGGTCCGGTGTTCGTCGGCCGGCGCCGGGCGGCGGCGGCGCGGGCGCTGCTGGCGGCGTATCCGGACTGCGACCTGATCCTCTGCGACGACGGGCTACAGCATTACGCCCTGGCCCGCGATGTGGAAATCGCCGTGATGGATCGCCGCGGCCTGATGAATGGCTGGCCACTGCCGGCCGGGCCGCTGCGGGAGCCGCCGGGGAGATTGCGGGAAGTCCAGCTTCTGGTGGCCCATGGTCTCGCCGCACCGCCGGATTGCGGCGTGCCACTGTGCGCGATGACGCTGGCGGGCAGCCGCTTCGTCCGCCTCGGCGATCCCGCGCAGCATTGCGACAGTGCCGCGCTGACGGGGTCGCGGCTGCACGCGGTGGCCGGCCTCGGCGAGCCGCAGCGGTTCTTCGATCACCTGGCGGCGCTGGGGCTGTCCTGCGCGCCGCACGCCTTTCCCGACCATCATCGTTATGTCGCCGCCGATCTGGATTTCAGCGGCGACGCGATCCTGACCACGGAAAAGGATGCAGTAAAATTTCCCGCCTCCCTCCCCCTCCCGGTCTGGATATTGCCGGTGGAGGCCAAACTCGAACCCGATCCGGCCCCGTGGGTGCTGGACTTACTGGAGACGGCCCATGGACGCCCGCCTGCTTGAAATCCTCGTCTGCCCTCTGTGCAAGGGCCCCCTCGACTACCGCAAGAGCCGCTCGGAACTGGTGTGCAAGCCCTGCCGCCTGGCCTACCCCGTGAAGGACGACATTCCGGTGATGCTGGAGGGCGAGGCCCGTCAACTGTCGGCCGACGAAGAGTGAGTATGGGACGGGGGGCGGGGGGAAGGTTCAGAGTAATCATCCCCGCCCGCTACGCCTCGACCCGTCTGCCCGGCAAGCCGCTCGCCGACATCGCCGGGCGGCCCATGGTGGTGCGGGTCGTCGAGGCGGCGTTGAAGAGCGGCGCCGACGGGGTCTGGGTCGCCACCGACGACGAGCGGGTGTTCGATGCCGTGACGGCCCACGGCCATCCGGCGTTGATGACCGCCAGCGATCATCCCAGCGGCACCGATCGGATCGCCGAGGCGGCGCGGCAACTGGGCTGGGGCGCGGACGAGATCGTGGTCAACGTGCAGGGCGACGAGCCGCTGATCGATCCCGCCCTGGTGGCACGGGTAGCCGAGGCGCTGGCCGCCGATCCGGGGGCTGCGATCGCCACCGCCTGCCATCCGATCCGGCAGGTGGACGAGTTCTTCAATCCCAACGTGGTCAAGGTGGTGCTGGATGCCGCCGGTCGGGCGCATTACTTTTCCCGGGCGCCGATCCCCTATGCCCGCGATGCCTTCGCCCGGCGCCGCGATGTCCTGCCGGCGGATTTCCCGGCGCAGCGCCATATCGGCCTGTATGCCTACCGGGTCTCCTTTCTCCAGCGTTACGGCCAGTTGCCGCCGGCACCGACCGAGCAGTGGGAGTCGCTGGAACAATTGCGCGCGCTCTGGCACGGTTATCCGATCCGGGTCGTGGTCTGCGAACAGGCGCCGCCGGCCGGCGTGGATACCCCGGAGGACCTGGAGCGGGTGCGGCTCGCGTTTGACCCGGCCGGCAATTGCCGGTAACGTTCATGGGATAAAAATAAAGTTTCTTTCATCGGAGATTTCATGAGACTGATTCTTCTCGGTCCTCCCGGCGCGGGCAAGGGCACGCAGGCCAACTTCATCAAGGACAAGTTCGGCATTCCCCAGATATCCACCGGCGACATGCTGCGCGCCGCGGTCAAGGCCGGCACGCCGCTGGGTCTGGAGGCGAAAAAGGTGATGGACGCCGGCGGCCTGGTTTCCGACGACATCATCATCGGCTTGGTGAAGGATCGCCTGACCCAGGACGACTGCAAGGCCGGCTACATGTTCGACGGCTTCCCGCGCACCATTCCCCAGGCGGAAGCCATGAAGGCCGCCGGCG
It includes:
- the kdsB gene encoding 3-deoxy-manno-octulosonate cytidylyltransferase gives rise to the protein MGRGAGGRFRVIIPARYASTRLPGKPLADIAGRPMVVRVVEAALKSGADGVWVATDDERVFDAVTAHGHPALMTASDHPSGTDRIAEAARQLGWGADEIVVNVQGDEPLIDPALVARVAEALAADPGAAIATACHPIRQVDEFFNPNVVKVVLDAAGRAHYFSRAPIPYARDAFARRRDVLPADFPAQRHIGLYAYRVSFLQRYGQLPPAPTEQWESLEQLRALWHGYPIRVVVCEQAPPAGVDTPEDLERVRLAFDPAGNCR
- the lpxK gene encoding tetraacyldisaccharide 4'-kinase, giving the protein MPAAPRTPGGSGLVEAWRSRGPAACLLLPLGLAFAGLAALRRRLYRWGLLRSERLPVPVVVVGNIIAGGAGKTPLTLYLAQRLRELGRRPGIVSRGYGGDGAVVEVRRDSAPDEVGDEPVLMKRRFAGPVFVGRRRAAAARALLAAYPDCDLILCDDGLQHYALARDVEIAVMDRRGLMNGWPLPAGPLREPPGRLREVQLLVAHGLAAPPDCGVPLCAMTLAGSRFVRLGDPAQHCDSAALTGSRLHAVAGLGEPQRFFDHLAALGLSCAPHAFPDHHRYVAADLDFSGDAILTTEKDAVKFPASLPLPVWILPVEAKLEPDPAPWVLDLLETAHGRPPA
- a CDS encoding MotA/TolQ/ExbB proton channel family protein, yielding MFSILQAAGWPIWFLLLASVISVALIIERAMSLRRGKIVPPGLLQAVVGEYRQSGDGEAIAARLETHSPLGRVFAAGLRNVKSSREIMKESIEEAGRAAAHELEHFLTTLGTIASISPLMGLFGTVVGMIEIFGSATGGGSNPQQLAHGISVALYNTGFGLLIAIPAMIFYRHFRALVDGFLVEMEWQAVKLVELLHEERK
- a CDS encoding Trm112 family protein, with amino-acid sequence MDARLLEILVCPLCKGPLDYRKSRSELVCKPCRLAYPVKDDIPVMLEGEARQLSADEE
- a CDS encoding ExbD/TolR family protein, encoding MNFRRGYSREEPEINLIPMIDVLLVILIFLMVTTSYSKFSGLEINLPTADAPAAKEPPAEIDVAVSASGEVMVNKSAVGGGDIDAIVTAMKRAAGTGKEPLVVISADAKATHQRVVDVMQAAQQAGLPHISFATQQTKP